In Besnoitia besnoiti strain Bb-Ger1 chromosome I, whole genome shotgun sequence, the genomic window AAGAGACACTGATTGACTCTCCGCGATCGATGCTTTCGCAACTCCCGAACTCAATCAGCGCGCGTAGAGCCGGAGTGTATGTGCACCGGAAATAAGGGGGAAGGCGCACACCTCCCGTCCACCCTCTTGTCACTTTCACTGTTCTGCATCGCCGTGTGCGGAGTTCTCTTGTCTTGCTTCAACGGTCCCGCTCTGTTGCGCCCCTGCCCTGTCTCGGCAGAACAGACGAAGCGTTTCACTTCTTGATTGCCAATCGATTTTTCTTTTTGTCAGCACTCGTTATCGAGTGCCGAAAACTCCCCTTGTTGGTCCTGCTGTCCTCGTCCCCTTTTGCCTTAAGATCccgccctctctcgcgcctgctgtGATCGGTGTACACCCCCCGGTTGTTTCCCCGTCCGCTGCTCTGCTGTCTCTAGTTCTCCCCCTGTCTGATTTGTGACTTCGTGTCTTAGCGTTTCCCGCCTCATCGTTTTCCACGATTTCTTCGCGACCGTTCCGCTTCGTGTGCATTACGTGTAACTCCTtttttccgcctctgccgccaaAATGTTGGAAGCGAAGCTGCAGCACGCCAGCGTTCTCCGCCGGCTCTTCGAGTCTATTAAGGACATGGTTAGCGATGTCAACCTGGACTGCGATGATTCGGGTCTCCGCCTTCAGGTACGAACCATTTCTGCAACCGCGAGACAGGAAGAGCAACGCATTCGCGCGTGCACAAGCGGGCTTCCCAAACACCCGAGAAGACAACCAGTCTAGATCAACCCAGCAGAGAGGgtgcagctccgccgcgttGGCCATAGGGGCATTCTTTGCCGTTTAGACCTCATCAACTTTTCAGAACCGACTACTGACGTAGATATACTGCTTGTGCAAATCGTGGCGAAACTGgaaaggcgccgcgaccgacACAGAGATGTCAGGTGACGACGCCTCACTCCTAggcctctccgctcgcgagTGTGGTGGGTGCCGCTCCCAATAGTCTGACTGTTGGCTCCCCGGATCAAGAGCACTTCGTGTTGGCAGTACTCAAATCAAGGCAAGAGTGTGCAGAGCGCTTCAATACGTTTCACCCTGAAGTGCATCATCTGTGTGCGCTTGCCCCGGTTCTCGCTCCTGGAGGACCTTCTCGTCATACTGccaggcgcagctggcgtTTGTGTGCGTGTCCTCCTGTCTTCATCTGCGCCGACGGCGTATCTGTAGAGAAGGTAGCGCCCTTTGATTTTCCTCTGAATGCAGTCGTGTAGTGCCCATTTCGGTCTCTCGGACAGGCCATGGACTCCTCCCACGTTGCGCTTGTCGCGCTCAAGCTCGATGACGTCGGCTTCGTTCACTTCCGCTGCGACCGCGAGCGGTCCTTGGGGCTGAACTTGGCGAGCGTCTGCAAAGTCTTCAAGCTCTGCAGCAACGCGGACTCATGCAGCATTCAGAACGAGGAAGACTCCGACACCGTGACGTTCGTCTTCGAAAACGAAGGTAGGCAGTCGAGGCTGTAGTCCAGTGGCGGCACAAGCGTGCGGACGCGGATACGCCAGTTCACAGAGCCCTCGCGAGCTCGGCCGAGGGGAGGGCGGAAGGAGGCCCCTCTgctggagaggcagcgagatTTGCTGGACGCGAGGGACTTTGGTGAGGACACGCCCTGCATGCATTGGAACGATCTCGTGCAGGGAGACGGATTTTCTTTGCTGTGCCTCCAACTCCACAGATCTGCACTCTAGTGCCGAAGGGCTCATGTTTTCGCTGCCCCGCTTGTGTGGCTGCTTTTTCAGCGGACGAGAGGCTGTCGAGCTTCAGTCTGCGCCTCATGGCGATTGACCAGGACGCCCTGCGCGTCCCTGAGGACGAAACGAGCCACGACGTGACCGTGAAGATGTCTGCGCGCGAGTTCGCGAACGTGGTGCGCATCATGGGCGAGTTCTCGGACAGCGTGCGCGTGGAGGTTGACAAACTCGGAGTCAAGTTCGTCACGCAGGGCGACCTCGGCGTTGGCGAAGTCCTCCTCAAGCCTAAGCCCTTCTCCAGCGGAGACGACAACGGCGTCGAAATCCAAGTGAGATAACGAGCCGCAGATAGGAGAttgtctgcgccgccgtctctgtctcgggctgtcttctctcttcagAGCACCGCAGGTCTCAGTGGGAcgaggagaggggggggggggagaggggcaGGGGGTGGGCAGGGCATAAGCACCGAACGTCGTGTGGCCTGCGGTCCCCTAGTCCCCACGCTGCGTGTCTGCTCAGCCGTCCTGGGTTTGGCTGTCCGAGAGCTTCCTTTGTTTGCTATCGATGCGCGGTCTTCTCCAGCCTTGAAATCGAGAACTCACGCATGCCTTTTTTTTCCCAGGTGAACTCGCCGGTGTGCCAGACGTACGCGGTGAAGTATTTGAACTACTTTgcgaaggcggcgtcgctgagCAGCTCCGTGACGCTCTCGCTGACAGACCAGAACCCGATTGAAGTCCGCTTTGACATCTTGGAGCCCGCCGCGGGTGCGGTCGGCGCCGTTGGCGACCGCGGGGGCGAGGAGTCccagggcgacggcgagggtcgcgcgcgcgagggccgccggcagccccagcagctgcggtcGCGCATCGGGCACGTGAAGTTCTTCCTGGCGCCCAAGATGGACGATGACGCGCTCGGTGGTGAAGAGGGAAATGCAGGCGGCATGGAGGAGTCCGCGATGGACGACTAAGTGCGAAGACCGGGCGGCTGGCGTGTCTGAGCTAATTTGCTAATATATCCTAGCATCTACTTGTATCTACTTTGTATGTCTATGCGTGCATACATGTGTGTTGTCGGTGCGGCCATATGCGTGGCGAAAGAGGGAGATTCTGTCgtgaggagagagggggCAAGGGGGggtagggggggggggccggGAGGCGCGCTGGACGGCTCTCAGAGGGGCGGCGGAAGTGTGAGTTCACTCATTTCGCTCTCTGGGGC contains:
- a CDS encoding proliferating cell nuclear antigen PCNA1 (encoded by transcript BESB_005730) — encoded protein: MLEAKLQHASVLRRLFESIKDMVSDVNLDCDDSGLRLQAMDSSHVALVALKLDDVGFVHFRCDRERSLGLNLASVCKVFKLCSNADSCSIQNEEDSDTVTFVFENEADERLSSFSLRLMAIDQDALRVPEDETSHDVTVKMSAREFANVVRIMGEFSDSVRVEVDKLGVKFVTQGDLGVGEVLLKPKPFSSGDDNGVEIQVNSPVCQTYAVKYLNYFAKAASLSSSVTLSLTDQNPIEVRFDILEPAAGAVGAVGDRGGEESQGDGEGRAREGRRQPQQLRSRIGHVKFFLAPKMDDDALGGEEGNAGGMEESAMDD